From Papilio machaon chromosome 2, ilPapMach1.1, whole genome shotgun sequence, the proteins below share one genomic window:
- the LOC123722205 gene encoding uncharacterized protein K02A2.6-like: MYKDVVQFVTACETCLAYKQPTHTTLGRMGRPKECCRPFQVISIDLVGPLPNSRKQNSYIFVVTCCFSKYCLLFPLRRATADGIVKSLEDHVFLVHGIPQTVILDNGCQFIGRECSALFKKYKIPNIHFTPKYTPQINTVERYNKTIVTSISTFVNEDHRSWDVNLPKIQFAINNSVNETTRFTPSFLVHGRELVTCGSHYINNDDSSDELVFLPRDIYAENLGHLGPVFDAVQAALWQSHIKNSKRYNLRRIDADFNVGDIVWKRCYFLSDKDSHFSKKLAPKFQKCKIVKKRSPLVYVLEDMTGRNLGAWHVKDLKLLQDRVGASSKTP, translated from the coding sequence TGTGAGACATGTTTAGCGTATAAACAACCAACACACACAACTTTGGGTCGGATGGGACGACCAAAAGAGTGCTGCCGCCCCTTCCAAGTAATCTCTATAGACTTGGTGGGACCACTACCTAATTCTAGAAAGCAGAattcttacatttttgtaGTAACGTGTTGCTTTTCCAAGTATTGTTTGCTTTTTCCTCTACGAAGAGCTACAGCGGATGGGATAGTTAAGTCTTTGGAAGATCATGTGTTTCTCGTCCACGGCATTCCACAAACGGTTATTTTAGATAATGGTTGTCAGTTTATTGGTCGCGAGTGCAGTGCATTGtttaagaaatacaaaataccaaatatacattttacgcCCAAATATACACCGCAAATAAATACAGTAGAGaggtataataaaactatagtCACTTCCATATCTACCTTCGTAAATGAAGATCATCGGTCTTGGGATGTAAATTTACCCAAAATTCAATTCGCGATAAATAACTCTGTTAATGAAACAACTCGTTTCACCCCGTCCTTCTTAGTGCACGGACGAGAATTGGTAACTTGCGGTTCTCACTACATTAATAATGACGATAGCTCTGACGAATTAGTATTTTTACCGCGTGATATTTACGCGGAAAATCTGGGACACTTGGGCCCAGTGTTCGACGCAGTGCAGGCCGCTCTTTGGCAAAGCcacattaaaaattctaagCGGTACAATCTTAGGCGAATTGACGCAGACTTTAACGTTGGTGATATTGTTTGGAAGCGTTGTTACTTCCTAAGTGATAAAGATTCCCATTTCAGTAAGAAGCTCGCGCCCAAATTCCAAAAAtgcaaaattgtaaaaaaaaggtcACCTCTGGTTTATGTGTTAGAAGACATGACCGGTCGCAATTTAGGGGCATGGCATGTTAAAGATTTAAAGTTGTTGCAAGACCGTGTTGGCGCGTCAAGTAAAACTCCTTGA